DNA from Pseudomonas putida:
CTTCGCCCGCTACGGCTGGTGCGTAGCCATCCGCGGCGTGGAAGGGGGCGGCCTGGTCGAAGGCCTGCCGACCCACACCTTCAACACCGACGATGGCGAAATCGCCCTCAAGTGCCCGACCGAAATCGCCATTACCGACCGCCGCGAAAAAGAGCTGTCGGACCTGGGCTTCATCCCCCTGGTGCACTGCAAGGGCACCGATTATGCCGCATTCTTCGGCACCCAGTCGGCGCAGAAGCAAAAGCAGTACAACACCGACATCGCCAATGCCAACGCACGCCTGTCGGCCCAACTGCAATACATCTTCGCCACCTCGCGTATCGCCCACTACATGAAGGCGATCATGCGCGACAAGATCGGCAGTTTCGCCTCGCGCATGGACGTGGAGCGCTTCCTCAACCAGTGGCTGGCCAGCTATGTGCTGCTCGACGATACCGCCAGCCAGGAAGCCAAGGCCAAGTTCCCGCTGCGTGAGGCCCGCGCCGAGGTGTTCGAGGTGCCAGGCAAGCCAGGCGTGTACAAGGCCGTCACGTACCTGCGCCCGCACTACCAACTGGACGAACTGACCGCCTCGCTGCGGCTGGTCGCCGAGCTGCCACAAGGCGCGCGCGGCTGACAGCCCGCTGTGTACAGGGATGACACATGAGTAACCAGGCCCGCCTGCTGCCCTCGCTGCTCGACGACCGACTGCTGGACGACCGTCCCTATCAGTCGGCCGAGCCGGCCGCGCAGCGTACCTGCTCGCTGGCCGAGTACAAGGCCAGCATCGTCCGCGACCTGGAAGTGCTGGTGAATACCCGCCAATCGCTGGTCGCCGAGGCGCTCGACGGTTTCAGCCAACTCGGTGGTTCCATCCTTGAATACGGCATGCCTGACTTCATCAGCCGCAGCGTGCTCGACCCACACGATCGTCGCCTTATTCAGCAGCAACTGGAGCGTGCGATAAGCACCGGCGACCGGCGCTTTCGCCGGGTCCGTGTGCAGCTCTTGGCCCAGCAGGACGGCCACCGCATGTTGACCTTCCGCGTGGACGCCGTGTTGCGTCTGCAGGACATCAGCCGCCAGGTGTCGTTCGACGCCGTGCTGCAGGTCAACACCCAGGAATACAAAGTGCAGAACCTCAACTGATGCTCGACGAACTGCTGCCCTACTACGAAAAGGAACTGTCGCACCTGCGCTTCCTCGGCCAGGAGTTTGCTGCGCAGTACCCGAAAATCGCTTCTCGTTTGCTGATCGAGGGCGACAACTGCGAGGACCCGCATACCGAGCGCCTGATCGAGGCGTTCTCGTTCCTTTCTGCGCGGGTGCACAAGAAGCTCGATGACGAGTTCCCGGAAATCGTCGAATCCTTCCTCGAGGTGCTGTACCCGCATTACCTGCGCCCGACCCCGTCCATGTCGATTGCCGAGTTGAGCCTGGGCAGGCATGAGAAAGTCACCGAGGCATACCACGTGGCGCGCCATACCGAAATGCATGCCAATGCCGTCGAGGGCGTGGTGTGCAAGTTCCGCACCTGTTACCCCGTAGAGCTGTGGCCGATTGCCGTGCAGCAGGCCTCGTTCGCCGAAATGGAACGCTCGGCATTCAACGGCCACAGCGCCGACCTGGTCGCACGCCTGCGTATCCGCCTGACCGCCACAGGTGATGCCCTGTTCGGGCAGATGGAAATGGACCGCCTGCGGTTTTTCCTCGACGGCGAAGCCACGCTGATGCTGCATCTATATGAGTTGCTGTTCAACAACCTGGCCAAGGCCACCCTGAGCTTCCACGACGAGGGCCGCAGCCGTGAAGTCGCGCTGCCAGCCGGTGCGCTAAATGCCGTGGGTTTTACCCGTGACGAAGGCCTGGTGGATTACTCCGAGCGCTCGTTCCTGGGCTACCGGCTGCTGCACGAGTATTTCACCTTCCCCGACAAATTCATGTTCTTCGACCTCAGTGGTTTTGCACGCATCCTGCAAGGCAAGGCTATCGAGCAGGTCGAGATCAATTTCTATTTTTCCGACTACGACCTCAGCGAGCGCCTGGCGCGGCTGACGCAGAACATCGGGCGCAACAATTTCAAGCTCAACTGCACGCCAATCATCAATCTGTTCCGCCAGCAGGCCGAGCCGATCAAGCTGACCCACACCCAGCACGAGTACCCGGTCACGCCTGATACCCGGCTGCACAACGCTGCCGAAGTGGTGTCGATCGACCGCGTGCGCCGGGTGCGCAAACTTGGCGGCATCGACCAGGTCACCACCTGCCTGCCGTTTTTCGAGCCCCGTGGCGAACAGGACCCGCACAGCAGCTTCTGGGTCGCCCGTCGGCGCAATCAGGGTGACGCCACGGCCATGAGCATCCGCGTGGTCGACCGTGACCTGGAGCTGATCGGCGCCAGCAGCGACACCCTCAGCATCGGCCTCACCTGCAGCAACCGCGATGTGCCGCTGATGCTGCCGTTCGGTGGCGAGCGTGGCGATTTCAACATTCCCGCCAACTCGGTAATCAAGGACATCCGCTGCCTGCGCAAGCCCACTGCCACCGTGCGCGTGCCCTTGGGAAAAGGCTTGATCTGGCGGCTGATCGCGCACCTGTCGCTGAACCATATGTCGCTGGTCAGCCAAGGCCGCGAAGTGCTGCTGGAACTGCTGTCGCTCTACAACTACCGCAACGTGTCGGCCATCCGCAAACAGATCAATGGCATCAAGGCCATCAGCAGCGAGCCAGTGGTTGCGCGCATCGGCCATCCGCGGCCGAATTTTGTGCGGGGCGTAGGCATTACCCTCACCCTCGACGAGCACCAATACACCGGCAGCGGCGTGTTCCTGTTCGGCATGGTGCTGGACCACTTCTTCGGCCAGTACTGCTCGATGAACAGCTTCACCCAACTGACCCTGCGTACCCAACAACGAGAAAAGAGAGTCGTCCAATGGCCAGCACGCACTGGCGATCAGCCCCTGGTCTGATCGATCAGGCCCGAGCCGAGCCGCACCGATTCGAATTCTTTCAATTGGTGCGCCTGCTCCGCCTGCACTACAGCCGCACCGGTCGCATGGACCTGGCAACCCGGCCCCATGAAGACCCGCTGCGTTTCCGCACCCAGTTGTCGCTGGCATTTCCGGCCAGCGAGGTCAGCGACCTGCACTTTGAGCGCGAAGGCAAGCTATCGCCGGCTGGCCTGCCACTGTCGGAAGTGCAGGTTACCTTCATGGGCCTGGTCGGGCCGTCGGGCGTGCTGCCGCGCCCGTATACCGAGTTGCTGCTCGAGCGCCATGTGCAATACCGCGACGATGCCGCCCATGCGTTTCTCGACATCTTCTCGCACCGTATGACCACGCTGTTCTACGAGGCCTGGCAAAAATACAAGTTCCATATCGAGCACGAGCGCAATGGCACCTCGGGTTTCGATGGCTACCTGCTCAACCTGGCGGGCTTCGGGCCGCGCGCGCAAAAACTGAAGTTCGAAGAACAACCGTCAGTATTGCGTCGTGAGCTGTTCAGCTATTTTGCCGGCCTGCTCAGCCAGAAGCCGCGCAATGCGCTGAACCTCGAACGGATGCTCGGCTTCTATTTCTCGTTGCCGATCCACGTCAAGCAGTTCGCCGGTCGTTGGTTGCACCTGCCGCCTGAACAGCGCACCCAGCTTGGGCGGCGCAACGCCCAGCTCGGCCAAAGCGCCGTAGCGGGCAAGCGAACCTGGGATTACCAATCGTGCATTCGCATCGAGCTGAGCCCACTGAGCCTGGCCGATTACCAGCGTTTTCAGCCGGGCACCGAGTGCTATCGCAAGCTGGTCGAGTTGGTGCGCTTCTATATAGGTGCCGGGCTGGACTTCGAAATCGCCCCGCGCCTCAAGCGCGAGGCAGTGCCACGCGCCCAGCTCGGCCGCAAAGGCAATGTCGCCTTGGGCTGGATGGGCTGGCTCAAACGCCCTGGCCGTGACGCGGAGCCTTCGCGTTGCGCCGTTTTCCACATTCCTTACGATGGGGTCGCCTTGTGAACCTGAAGTCTCTGTTCGCCAAGCTAAACGAAACCAGCCGCACGGCCACCGAAAGCGCGGCGGCCCTGTGCCTGTCGGAGCATCACTACGATGTCGAGGTTGAGCACCTGCTGCTGCAACTGCTCGACAGCAGTGACAATGACCTGGCACCGATCCTGCGCCACTATGAGGTCGTCACCGAGCGCCTGCAGGCGCAACTGGTCACCGCCCTGGGCACCTTCAAGAAAGGCAATACCCGTACCCCAGCGCTGTCGCCGCACATCACCCGCATGATCGAGCAGGCCTGGTTGCTGGCATCGATCGAGTATGGCGTTGGCCAAGTACGCAGCGGCCACTTGCTGCAAGCCCTGCTTGATGATGCCGAACTGCGCCGAGTGGTGATGGCTTCGGCACCGGAGCTGGAAAAGATCAATGCCAATGACCTGCGCCTGAACCTTGCCGCACTGGTCGAAGGTAGCGCCGAGTCGCGGCAGGCCAGCCCCGCGGCGCCAGTCGCCAGCAGCACTAAAGCTGGGGGCAAGACCCCAGCGCTGGACCAGTACACCGTCAACCTTACCCAAAGTGCCCGCGAAGGCCGCATTGACCCAGTCTTGGGCCGCGAGTTCGAAGTGCGGCAAATGGTCGACATCCTCACCCGTCGCCGGCAAAACAACCCGATTCTCACCGGTGAAGCCGGGGTCGGCAAAACCGCCGTGGTCGAGGGCCTGGCCCTGAGAATCGCCCAGGGCGATGTACCAGCGGTGCTCAAGGATGTGGCCCTGCACACCCTTGACCTGGGCCTGCTGCAGGCGGGCGCCGGGGTAAAGGGCGAGTTCGAAAACCGCCTGAAAGCGGTCATCGAAGAGGTCAAGCGCAGCCTGCACCCGGTCATCCTGTTCATCGACGAAGCCCACACCCTGATCGGTTCTGGCGGCCAGGCCGGGCAGAACGATGCCGCCAACCTGCTCAAGCCGGCCCTTGCCCGTGGCGAACTGCGTACCATCGCCGCCACCACCTGGGCCGAATACAAGAAGTACTTCGAGAAAGACGCCGCCCTCGCCCGCCGCTTCCAGGTAGTAAAGGTCGAAGAACCTGATGAAGACAAAGCCATTCACATGCTGCGCGGGCTACTGGGCAAGATGCGCGAGCACCACAAGGTGGCGGTGATGGACGAAGCGCTGGTACAAGCGGTGCGCCTGTCCAACCGCTACATCACCGGCCGCCAGCTGCCCGACAAAGCCGTTAGCGTGCTCGACACCGCCTGCGCCCGCATCGCCCTGGCGCAGTCGTCGCAGCCAGGCTTGCTGGAAGACTGCCGTCGGCAGATCGACAACCTGCAGGCAGAAATCGCCGTTCTTGGCCACGAAGCGGGCAAAGGCCATGACCATGCCCGTCGCCTAGGCGAGCTGCAGGCCGCGTTGCAGACCGAACAGCAGCGCGAGCAGCAGCTCATCGCGCAGTGGCAACAGGAGCTGGAACTGGTCGAGCAACTCAAGGCACTGGATGCCGCCAACGACACCGACGCCGAGCAGCTCAATACCCTGCGCGCCGAACTGGCCCGTGTGCAAGGTGACCAGCCACTGGTCCACGCCCTGGTCGACAGCGGCGCCATTGCCCAGGTCATCAGCGGCTGGACCGGCATCCCGCTGGGCAAGATGCTGCGCGACGAAATCGATACCGTACAGCGCCTGCCGGCCCTGCTGGGCGAGCGCGTACTGGGCCAGGACCATGCCCTGCAGGAAATCGGCAAACGCATCAAGATTTCCCGTGCGCGCATGGAAGACCCCAACAAACCCATCGGCGTGTTCCTGCTGCTCGGCCCCAGCGGCGTCGGCAAGACCGAAACTGCCCTGGCCCTGGCCGATACGCTGTACGGCGGCGAGCGCAACCTGATCACCATCAACATGTCCGAGTACCAGGAGGCCCACACCGTGTCGAGCCTCAAAGGCTCGCCCCCCGGCTACGTCGGTTACGGCGAAGGCGGCGTGCTGACCGAGGCGGTACGCCGCAAACCCTACAGCGTGGTGCTGCTGGACGAGGTGGAAAAAGCCCACCCCGACGTACTCGAACTGTTTTTCCAGGTCTTCGACAAGGGCGTGCTGGACGACGGTGAAGGCCGCGAGATCAACTTCCGCAACACAGTGATCATCCTCACCTCCAACACCGGCACCGAACGCATCATGCAAACCTGCCTGAATGCCACCGAGCTGCCAACGCCAGAGGCCATCGTCGAAGGCCTGCGCAACGAGCTCAACCAAGTGTTCAAGCCGGCGTTTCTCGGCCGCCTGAACATCGTGCCGTTCTACCCGGTGCAGGACCAGATCCTCGAGCGCATCGTCGCCCTCAAGCTCGAGCGTATCGCCAAGCGCTTCGCCCGCAACCACCAGGCCGAGTTGGGCTACGACGAGGCGCTGGTCAAAGCCATCGCCGCCCGTTGCACCGAGGTCGACAGCGGCGCACGCAACATCGACAACATCCTGTCGCAAACCCTGATGCCCGAGCTCGCCCAGCGTGTGCTCGAACGCATGGCCCAGGACACACCGATCGAGCGCCTTGTGATCGAACTGGGCAGCGATGGCGATTTCGCCTATCGCCTGGCCTGACCAGTACCCGGAGGTTTAGCCGTCATGCAACACAAGCACATCGCCTTCAAGCGCCTGACCACCGCCGCCCTGCTGCTGGCGCTGGCGGGCTGCGGGGTCACCGACCGTATCGGCAAACGCATGGAGGACAGCTGGGCGGCCGACATGCTGGCTGACAGCGAGAAGGTCATCCTGACCTCCGACGGCGGCAACCAGCTCAACCCCGATACCGAGGGCAAGCCGCTGTCGGTGGTGATGCGCGTGTACCAGCTGACCGACCTTGAGCGCTTCGCCGCAACCGATGCCGAAACCCTGTGGGATACCCCGGAAAAGGCACTGGGCAATACCCTGGTGGAAGCCCGCGAGATCACCCTGCTACCGGGCATTGGCCAGATCGACCAGTGGCCTCTGGCCAATAGCGCTCGCTACGTCGGCGTGGCGGCGTTCTTCCGTGATGAACAAGGCGCACGCTGGAAAGTCGCCTTCGACGCAAACTCGCTGCGCAAGGACGGCATCTGGTTCTCATCCGACGGGCTGCGGGTACTGGTGGATAAAACCGAAATCAGTGCCATGCGGGGCGTGGATGTGCTGAACAAACCCCCGACTGCCGACCAGCTCGCGGCGGCGCAGAAGGCCAAGGATGCCGCCCCGACGCTCACCGACAAGGTGCAGGACGCGGTCATCCAAAAAGCCAGCGACGCCGCCAGCCAGTCGGCCAGCAACGCCATGGATTCAACCTTCAACTCTTTAGTGGATAGCGTCAAATGAGCAAGCAGAGCCGGGTGATGTGGTCGGAAGGCATGTTCCTGCTGCCCCAGCACTTCCAGTACCAGGACGAGTTCCACCAGCACCAGTTGGCTGAGGCGACCCTGCGCAGTACTCCTTTCCATTGGGGTGTACAGGCGCTGCAGGTGGACGAAGACGCCCTGGCCAACGGTTCGCTGCAGCTCAAGCGCCTGAAGCTGGTGTTCCCTGATGGCAGCCTGTACGACGCTCCGCAGCACGATCCGCTGCCGGCCGCGCGTGACCTCAAGGACCTGCTCAAGGCCAACGACCTGAAGGTTTATGCCGCGCTCAAGCTGCCCGAGCCATTCGGCCTCAATTACGTCGAGGATGGCCACGAGCACAAGGCCGCACGGCGCTTTCGCAAGCAGTTCGACACCCTGCCCGACCTTAATGAAGGTGAGCTGGAGAACGAGATCACCAGCCTGCGCCTGAACGTGGTCATGCTGGTCGACGGCGACAGCCTCGATGGCTACAGCTACTGCCCGCTGGCGAAGCTGACACGCAACAGCATGGGCGGCTTCAACCTCGACCCGCATTTCGTCCACCCTACCCTGCACCTGGGCAGCCACGAAACCATCGCCAGCCTCGGCAAACGCCTGCTCGGTGCCCTGCAGGCCAAGAGCAAGGCGCTGTCCGGCCGACGCCGCGAGCGCGCCGACCAGATCGCCGAGTTCGGCTCCAGCGACGTCACCTTGTTCTGGCTGTTGAACACGGTCAACCGTGCCCACCCGCAATTGGCGCATCTGCTGGCCCATCCGCGCCTGCACCCGGAGCGCCTGTACCTGTTCCTCGTCGACCTGGCCGGCGGGCTCCTGACCTTCACCCTGGACACCCAGCTCAGCGACATCCCCGAGTACGACCACCAGGACCCTGCGGCATCGCTGGTGAAACTGGACGAAATGATCCGCGTAATGCTCGACAACGTGGTGCCCAACCAGTGCATCGTCATCAACCTGACCCAGACCAAACCGTCCCATTGGCAAGGCCAGCTGCACGACCCACGCCTGGCCGAAGCCGACTTCTATATTGCCGTGCACGCCGACATGCCCGGTGCCAGCCTGCTGGAACTGGTGCCCCGAGCGTTCAAGGTCGGCTCGCCGGAAGACATCGAGGTGGTGGTCAACAGCGCCATGCCTGGCGTCACCCTCAATCATGCCGCGCGGTTACCGAACGCGATTCCGGTGCGCCTGGATAACCAGTATTTCGCCATCGAGCCGCACGGCACTGTGTATGAGCGAATGATCAATGCCCAGGCCATCTGCTTCTATGCGCCCAGCGCCTTTACCAACCTCAAGCTTGAACTGATGGCGGTGCTCAAATGACCGAAGCCGTACTGCAACAGGGCGCCGTCGCGGCCGCCAACGACAAACCGACGCTCAAGGACCTGGTCCAGGACTTCATCAGCATGGCGCTGATCGTACGTCGCGGCCGCCAGGTCACCTCGGTGCCGGCCTTCGAGGGCAGCGTAGAACGCTTCTTCGCCAACCTGGAGCGGGATGCCCGCGCGGCCAACTACAGCGTCGAGCAGGTCAAGGACACTCAGTACGCGCTGTGCGCGTTCCTTGATGAAAGCGTGCTGCGCTCAGGCGACAACGCGCTGCGTCGGCATTTTGAGCTGCAGCCGTTGCAGTTCCGCTATTTCGGTGTGCACCTGGCCGGGGAAGGTTTCTTCGAAAAA
Protein-coding regions in this window:
- the tssE gene encoding type VI secretion system baseplate subunit TssE, whose amino-acid sequence is MSNQARLLPSLLDDRLLDDRPYQSAEPAAQRTCSLAEYKASIVRDLEVLVNTRQSLVAEALDGFSQLGGSILEYGMPDFISRSVLDPHDRRLIQQQLERAISTGDRRFRRVRVQLLAQQDGHRMLTFRVDAVLRLQDISRQVSFDAVLQVNTQEYKVQNLN
- the tssF gene encoding type VI secretion system baseplate subunit TssF, which codes for MLDELLPYYEKELSHLRFLGQEFAAQYPKIASRLLIEGDNCEDPHTERLIEAFSFLSARVHKKLDDEFPEIVESFLEVLYPHYLRPTPSMSIAELSLGRHEKVTEAYHVARHTEMHANAVEGVVCKFRTCYPVELWPIAVQQASFAEMERSAFNGHSADLVARLRIRLTATGDALFGQMEMDRLRFFLDGEATLMLHLYELLFNNLAKATLSFHDEGRSREVALPAGALNAVGFTRDEGLVDYSERSFLGYRLLHEYFTFPDKFMFFDLSGFARILQGKAIEQVEINFYFSDYDLSERLARLTQNIGRNNFKLNCTPIINLFRQQAEPIKLTHTQHEYPVTPDTRLHNAAEVVSIDRVRRVRKLGGIDQVTTCLPFFEPRGEQDPHSSFWVARRRNQGDATAMSIRVVDRDLELIGASSDTLSIGLTCSNRDVPLMLPFGGERGDFNIPANSVIKDIRCLRKPTATVRVPLGKGLIWRLIAHLSLNHMSLVSQGREVLLELLSLYNYRNVSAIRKQINGIKAISSEPVVARIGHPRPNFVRGVGITLTLDEHQYTGSGVFLFGMVLDHFFGQYCSMNSFTQLTLRTQQREKRVVQWPARTGDQPLV
- the tssG gene encoding type VI secretion system baseplate subunit TssG gives rise to the protein MASTHWRSAPGLIDQARAEPHRFEFFQLVRLLRLHYSRTGRMDLATRPHEDPLRFRTQLSLAFPASEVSDLHFEREGKLSPAGLPLSEVQVTFMGLVGPSGVLPRPYTELLLERHVQYRDDAAHAFLDIFSHRMTTLFYEAWQKYKFHIEHERNGTSGFDGYLLNLAGFGPRAQKLKFEEQPSVLRRELFSYFAGLLSQKPRNALNLERMLGFYFSLPIHVKQFAGRWLHLPPEQRTQLGRRNAQLGQSAVAGKRTWDYQSCIRIELSPLSLADYQRFQPGTECYRKLVELVRFYIGAGLDFEIAPRLKREAVPRAQLGRKGNVALGWMGWLKRPGRDAEPSRCAVFHIPYDGVAL
- the tssH gene encoding type VI secretion system ATPase TssH — its product is MNLKSLFAKLNETSRTATESAAALCLSEHHYDVEVEHLLLQLLDSSDNDLAPILRHYEVVTERLQAQLVTALGTFKKGNTRTPALSPHITRMIEQAWLLASIEYGVGQVRSGHLLQALLDDAELRRVVMASAPELEKINANDLRLNLAALVEGSAESRQASPAAPVASSTKAGGKTPALDQYTVNLTQSAREGRIDPVLGREFEVRQMVDILTRRRQNNPILTGEAGVGKTAVVEGLALRIAQGDVPAVLKDVALHTLDLGLLQAGAGVKGEFENRLKAVIEEVKRSLHPVILFIDEAHTLIGSGGQAGQNDAANLLKPALARGELRTIAATTWAEYKKYFEKDAALARRFQVVKVEEPDEDKAIHMLRGLLGKMREHHKVAVMDEALVQAVRLSNRYITGRQLPDKAVSVLDTACARIALAQSSQPGLLEDCRRQIDNLQAEIAVLGHEAGKGHDHARRLGELQAALQTEQQREQQLIAQWQQELELVEQLKALDAANDTDAEQLNTLRAELARVQGDQPLVHALVDSGAIAQVISGWTGIPLGKMLRDEIDTVQRLPALLGERVLGQDHALQEIGKRIKISRARMEDPNKPIGVFLLLGPSGVGKTETALALADTLYGGERNLITINMSEYQEAHTVSSLKGSPPGYVGYGEGGVLTEAVRRKPYSVVLLDEVEKAHPDVLELFFQVFDKGVLDDGEGREINFRNTVIILTSNTGTERIMQTCLNATELPTPEAIVEGLRNELNQVFKPAFLGRLNIVPFYPVQDQILERIVALKLERIAKRFARNHQAELGYDEALVKAIAARCTEVDSGARNIDNILSQTLMPELAQRVLERMAQDTPIERLVIELGSDGDFAYRLA
- the tssJ gene encoding type VI secretion system lipoprotein TssJ codes for the protein MQHKHIAFKRLTTAALLLALAGCGVTDRIGKRMEDSWAADMLADSEKVILTSDGGNQLNPDTEGKPLSVVMRVYQLTDLERFAATDAETLWDTPEKALGNTLVEAREITLLPGIGQIDQWPLANSARYVGVAAFFRDEQGARWKVAFDANSLRKDGIWFSSDGLRVLVDKTEISAMRGVDVLNKPPTADQLAAAQKAKDAAPTLTDKVQDAVIQKASDAASQSASNAMDSTFNSLVDSVK
- the tssK gene encoding type VI secretion system baseplate subunit TssK; protein product: MSKQSRVMWSEGMFLLPQHFQYQDEFHQHQLAEATLRSTPFHWGVQALQVDEDALANGSLQLKRLKLVFPDGSLYDAPQHDPLPAARDLKDLLKANDLKVYAALKLPEPFGLNYVEDGHEHKAARRFRKQFDTLPDLNEGELENEITSLRLNVVMLVDGDSLDGYSYCPLAKLTRNSMGGFNLDPHFVHPTLHLGSHETIASLGKRLLGALQAKSKALSGRRRERADQIAEFGSSDVTLFWLLNTVNRAHPQLAHLLAHPRLHPERLYLFLVDLAGGLLTFTLDTQLSDIPEYDHQDPAASLVKLDEMIRVMLDNVVPNQCIVINLTQTKPSHWQGQLHDPRLAEADFYIAVHADMPGASLLELVPRAFKVGSPEDIEVVVNSAMPGVTLNHAARLPNAIPVRLDNQYFAIEPHGTVYERMINAQAICFYAPSAFTNLKLELMAVLK
- the icmH gene encoding type IVB secretion system protein IcmH/DotU, with the translated sequence MTEAVLQQGAVAAANDKPTLKDLVQDFISMALIVRRGRQVTSVPAFEGSVERFFANLERDARAANYSVEQVKDTQYALCAFLDESVLRSGDNALRRHFELQPLQFRYFGVHLAGEGFFEKVQALRADTKQNVDVLEVYHLCLALGFEGKFSLGQKDQLRYLANTLGQDIARYRKAPKALSPDWALPDQVSQMLRHEVPLWVYLALIALVCVAVYLTLDWLLDKDVAALSEQIRQLFSA